The Glycine soja cultivar W05 unplaced genomic scaffold, ASM419377v2 tig00104511_1_pilon_84547_1256723, whole genome shotgun sequence genome contains a region encoding:
- the LOC114404581 gene encoding probable WRKY transcription factor 11, with amino-acid sequence MALELMGFPKLDEQKAIQEAASEGLKGMEHLIRTLSHQPFHLNTELTDVTVSKFKKLISLLNRTGHARFRRAPVQYSSPPAPVHNANTSTSSIQLPPPPQNPNIPAPVQFPSPAPVAVHHAPVTLDFTKPHNALLSSNAKSVELEFSKETFSVSSNSSFMSSAITGDGSVSNGKIFLAPPATSARKPPAFKKRCHEHREHSGDVSGNSKCHCVKRRKNRVKNTVRVPAISSKIADIPPDEYSWRKYGQKPIKGSPYPRGYYKCSTVRGCPARKHVERAPDDPAMLIVTYEGEHRHAVQAAMQENAAGVVGLVFEST; translated from the exons ATGGCATTGGAACTCATGGGGTTCCCAAAACTAGACGAACAAAAGGCCATTCAAGAGGCCGCATCAGAAGGCCTCAAAGGCATGGAGCACTTGATCCGAACTCTCTCCCACCAACCCTTTCACTTAAACACCGAACTCACCGATGTTACTGTTTCCAAGTTTAAGAAACTCATTTCGCTCCTAAACCGAACCGGCCATGCCCGATTCAGACGGGCCCCGGTTCAGTACTCATCTCCACCCGCACCTGTTCACAACGCTAACACTTCCACCTCATCAATTCAACTCCCTCCTCCGCCGCAAAACCCTAATATTCCCGCGCCGGTGCAGTTTCCTTCTCCTGCGCCGGTGGCCGTTCACCACGCGCCGGTGACGCTCGATTTCACGAAGCCGCACAACGCGCTTCTGAGCTCCAACGCGAAATCTGTTGAGCTCGAGTTCTCGAAGGAGACCTTCAGCGTTTCATCGAACTCGTCCTTCATGTCCTCCGCGATCACCGGCGATGGCAGCGTCTCCAACGGGAAGATCTTCCTGGCGCCGCCGGCGACCTCCGCCCGAAAACCTCCAGCGTTCAAGAAGCGGTGCCACGAACACCGCGAACACTCCGGCGACGTCTCCGGCAACAGCAAGTGCCACTGCGTTAAGCGAAG GAAAAATAGGGTGAAGAACACAGTGAGAGTGCCGGCGATTAGTTCAAAAATCGCCGATATTCCACCCGACGAGTACTCGTGGAGAAAGTACGGTCAGAAACCGATCAAGGGTTCCCCATACCCAAG gGGTTACTACAAGTGCAGCACGGTGAGAGGGTGCCCAGCGAGGAAGCACGTGGAGCGCGCACCAGACGATCCGGCGATGCTGATAGTGACGTACGAGGGGGAGCACAGGCACGCCGTTCAGGCCGCGATGCAGGAGAACGCAGCCGGGGTGGTGGGGTTGGTGTTCGAGTCAAcgtag